A window of the Planctomycetaceae bacterium genome harbors these coding sequences:
- a CDS encoding TolC family protein, producing MQVPTYHSNAPEHPPAEQSRPSICRLMAMLLLVVGTSGCHATKRSVTKLDWRADSEVSRLHTNDSIDSGDVQPGAGHQIRSPEVAVTANIANPDTPDPSIPNSDVESSSDVESSLSVIRVVSASSSEVAGSPSVVADTADSVSDPESVALMTELQTSFTESTDANGVPSPITLEQVITSLHQSYPLVAAAYMERQIANGNQLSAWGEFDTKLKASSENQPTGFYQTYRNSAGIYKPLYGGGEVFGAYRYGDGSFEPWYKERETDEGGEFKAGVQLPLIRNREIDARRAQLWRATYDQQLANPVIQASLIQFSRDAAMAYWKWVAAGQKVRLGEQWLEIAASRNEAIERRVELGDLDPPELVDNNRAVAKRQAKLADSTREFQQAAVKLSLFLRDGSGVPLVPSIDQLPVFPELRNIAENQVNADIQRALQNRPELTALDVQYQQLQVDYSEACNMTLPALDARLTAGQDVGAPASSKRDKSQFEMEAAVFFDVPVERRKGRGKMHAVQTKMAQVAAKRRMTRDKITAEVGTAYAGMIQSRQEALNARKAVELATRMAEIERRKFEVGDSDLLKVALREQYALEAAEEEITATWNHFVAYTDYMATLAIDRPSEAVLDHD from the coding sequence GTGCAAGTACCCACGTATCATTCAAATGCCCCGGAACACCCACCGGCAGAGCAGAGCAGACCTTCCATCTGCCGCCTGATGGCTATGCTGTTGCTTGTCGTCGGGACCTCAGGCTGTCACGCGACGAAGCGTTCGGTTACCAAACTCGATTGGCGAGCCGACTCTGAAGTCTCACGGCTTCACACGAACGACTCCATCGATTCGGGTGATGTGCAACCCGGGGCCGGTCATCAGATTCGCTCACCAGAAGTCGCGGTGACGGCCAACATTGCCAATCCGGACACGCCGGACCCAAGCATCCCCAATTCGGATGTCGAATCATCTTCGGATGTCGAATCATCACTGTCAGTCATTCGAGTTGTCAGCGCATCCTCAAGTGAAGTCGCTGGGTCGCCGTCGGTCGTTGCCGATACGGCAGATTCCGTTTCGGATCCGGAATCTGTGGCTCTGATGACCGAATTGCAAACGTCATTCACAGAGTCCACAGACGCGAACGGAGTACCATCACCGATCACTCTGGAGCAGGTAATTACATCGCTGCATCAGTCATATCCTCTGGTCGCAGCCGCCTATATGGAACGACAGATTGCCAACGGAAATCAACTCTCTGCCTGGGGAGAATTCGATACGAAATTGAAAGCGTCCTCCGAGAATCAACCGACTGGTTTCTACCAAACCTACCGAAATAGTGCCGGCATCTACAAACCGTTGTATGGTGGTGGCGAAGTTTTTGGCGCGTATCGCTACGGAGACGGAAGCTTTGAACCGTGGTACAAGGAACGCGAAACGGACGAAGGAGGAGAGTTCAAGGCGGGTGTTCAGTTGCCACTGATTCGAAATCGTGAAATCGATGCGCGTCGTGCGCAGCTTTGGAGAGCGACCTACGATCAACAACTGGCCAACCCTGTCATCCAGGCCAGCCTGATTCAGTTTTCACGGGATGCCGCAATGGCGTACTGGAAGTGGGTTGCGGCAGGGCAGAAAGTTCGACTGGGAGAACAATGGCTCGAAATCGCGGCCAGCCGCAACGAAGCGATTGAGCGACGTGTTGAGCTGGGGGATCTGGATCCGCCGGAACTTGTCGACAATAATCGCGCTGTCGCGAAGCGGCAGGCAAAGCTGGCCGATTCCACTCGGGAATTTCAGCAGGCAGCCGTCAAACTCTCTTTGTTTCTTCGAGACGGAAGTGGTGTTCCACTGGTCCCATCGATTGATCAGTTGCCGGTCTTTCCGGAGTTGCGAAATATCGCTGAGAACCAGGTGAATGCAGATATTCAAAGAGCCCTTCAGAATCGGCCCGAACTGACTGCACTCGACGTTCAGTATCAGCAGTTGCAGGTGGACTACTCGGAAGCCTGCAACATGACACTACCGGCACTGGATGCTCGTCTGACGGCCGGCCAGGATGTGGGAGCACCTGCAAGTTCCAAGCGGGATAAGTCACAGTTTGAAATGGAAGCAGCCGTGTTCTTCGACGTTCCGGTTGAGCGGCGTAAAGGCCGCGGAAAAATGCACGCTGTGCAGACAAAAATGGCCCAGGTCGCTGCAAAACGCAGAATGACGCGGGACAAAATCACGGCAGAAGTTGGGACAGCCTATGCAGGCATGATTCAGTCCCGTCAGGAAGCATTGAATGCCCGAAAAGCCGTTGAACTGGCGACACGGATGGCGGAGATTGAACGACGCAAGTTTGAAGTGGGTGACAGCGATCTGCTGAAGGTCGCACTGCGCGAGCAGTATGCACTGGAAGCAGCTGAAGAAGAAATCACTGCCACCTGGAATCACTTTGTCGCCTATACAGATTACATGGCAACACTCGCAATTGATCGCCCGTCAGAAGCAGTTCTGGATCACGACTAA
- a CDS encoding LamG-like jellyroll fold domain-containing protein translates to MSIQCGNEPEDDRLIRRQLDDQLSKEEFCAFNARLKNDPAFRVRYVKLSHMESQLYEHCGTAPQAKPVHVSGRNWPLMTIIVLSACIALLLILQAQNVRLNRADHDTVGTIPDEPPFYKPDRFDAPSVAVVVSVSGDVHPSLRTGQRIGPGILEFDTGVVHLEFFNGARVAIEGPANLRVESSQKATLLFGRVATYVPPRARGFVLNAPGAAIVDLGTEFEINVNDHSVTEVAVSNGEIELSMLGDDGNTLVSQRLVESGAVRLNGLNGEVQNISFDKSHTALQARYLPEPPLHVSLQYVNDVISLGPEIYWRFEQQDALTVLNEIDGGVQATVTNKSEPESLVIRDGNIRFRRDQRRSRYVLTDRPIDGLGRGPMTLELWMRPDDLQHSTCLGLIHDDPDPGRNHLSVLEVATDTFLVHEPGAIRFLVRSPPAHDFALGVNAFTPGLVTPGQWQHVVAVWDTGKIQLYFNGMAAGHVEVEQENCEGRFHVILGQLRMSTNTHRPFSGALDEVALYRRALTSDDVQRHFELIRTQNPDTTQQTTLPGDGQ, encoded by the coding sequence ATGTCAATTCAATGCGGGAATGAACCTGAAGACGACCGCCTTATCAGGCGACAACTGGATGATCAGCTGTCGAAGGAAGAGTTCTGCGCATTCAATGCCCGGCTGAAGAATGACCCGGCCTTTCGGGTGCGTTACGTCAAATTGTCGCACATGGAATCGCAGCTTTACGAACATTGCGGAACTGCCCCGCAGGCAAAACCAGTCCATGTTTCCGGCCGTAACTGGCCCCTGATGACAATCATAGTGCTTTCCGCATGTATTGCGTTGCTTCTGATCCTGCAAGCGCAGAACGTTCGTTTGAATCGGGCGGACCACGACACGGTCGGAACCATCCCGGATGAGCCACCGTTTTACAAACCAGATCGATTCGATGCCCCGTCCGTGGCAGTGGTTGTCAGCGTGAGTGGTGACGTGCATCCCAGCCTCCGGACCGGCCAGCGCATTGGGCCGGGCATCCTTGAATTTGACACGGGGGTTGTTCACCTTGAATTTTTCAATGGTGCGAGGGTGGCGATTGAAGGTCCTGCGAATTTACGAGTTGAATCATCTCAGAAAGCGACGCTGCTTTTCGGTCGAGTTGCGACGTATGTGCCGCCACGTGCGCGTGGATTTGTACTGAATGCCCCCGGTGCTGCCATCGTTGATCTGGGTACGGAGTTCGAGATCAATGTAAACGACCACAGCGTCACGGAAGTGGCCGTCTCGAACGGCGAAATTGAGCTGTCGATGCTGGGTGACGATGGCAACACACTGGTCAGTCAGCGATTAGTTGAATCCGGTGCCGTTCGTTTGAACGGGCTGAATGGTGAAGTGCAGAATATTTCCTTCGATAAGAGCCACACTGCGCTGCAGGCTCGCTACCTGCCGGAACCGCCACTCCATGTCAGTCTGCAATATGTGAATGACGTGATTTCACTGGGGCCGGAAATCTACTGGCGATTCGAGCAACAGGACGCTTTAACCGTATTGAATGAAATCGATGGCGGGGTCCAGGCGACCGTGACCAACAAATCAGAACCGGAATCGCTTGTCATCCGCGATGGTAACATTCGCTTCCGCCGCGACCAGCGCCGCTCCCGGTACGTCCTGACAGATCGGCCCATCGACGGACTCGGTCGAGGCCCAATGACTCTGGAGCTCTGGATGCGCCCGGACGATTTGCAGCATTCCACCTGTTTGGGTCTCATTCACGATGACCCCGATCCGGGTAGAAACCATTTGAGCGTGCTGGAGGTTGCTACGGACACATTTCTGGTACATGAACCAGGGGCGATTCGATTTCTCGTGAGATCTCCACCCGCACATGATTTTGCTCTCGGAGTCAATGCCTTCACACCTGGTCTGGTCACTCCCGGGCAATGGCAGCATGTCGTCGCAGTCTGGGATACCGGAAAGATTCAGCTGTACTTCAATGGAATGGCTGCCGGGCACGTCGAAGTTGAGCAGGAAAACTGCGAGGGCAGATTTCACGTAATTCTCGGACAACTGCGCATGTCAACAAACACGCATCGCCCATTCTCTGGTGCATTGGATGAAGTGGCACTTTACCGACGTGCTCTGACGTCTGATGACGTTCAACGACATTTCGAACTGATTCGAACCCAGAATCCAGACACGACGCAACAAACCACACTCCCGGGAGATGGCCAATGA
- a CDS encoding toxin secretion protein: MISRDEMIRLSVSTSPRMLGPTAYRESLLPSLRLARSSRVARRLGKALLLLLVMAFILVAFAPWQQSVTGSGNVVAFAPIDRQQTIEVPIKGRILRWGDGVFENAYVRAGDLIAEIQDIDPLLMQRLEDQVTASLNQVLAMEELVEANRRNQDAAKTVVHSFESQLAAYNSVKQQIVASADAAIASANNKVEAERRQLQEYEATLSQAEADFLRQKQLQEEDIIGLGKFQQAEQKYLEAKAKVERAKAYVDAALNDLKGKQRDRDAKEQKANVDIDYATASFRKAGADVAKAESEVAKAQSELTKARKTLLEAETKLSRQQSQMVMAPFDGFLTQILPNQGSQILKEGDTLCVIVPDTADRAVQIWLDGNDASLVWPGRHVRLQFEGWPAVQFAGWPSVAVGTFGGTIVSVDATDDGKGKFRALIQPDDDVHEWPEDRYLRQGVRANAWVLLERVPLWYEIWRSMNGFPPNVDPSDGKDKTKKPKLPK; this comes from the coding sequence GTGATTTCCAGAGATGAAATGATCAGACTATCCGTGTCAACTTCTCCACGAATGCTTGGCCCGACAGCTTACAGAGAATCTTTGTTGCCTTCGCTTCGACTGGCCCGTTCATCACGTGTCGCTCGGCGACTTGGCAAAGCTCTGCTTTTGCTGCTCGTGATGGCCTTTATCCTCGTGGCTTTCGCGCCGTGGCAACAGTCGGTGACGGGAAGTGGAAATGTCGTGGCGTTCGCTCCCATTGATCGACAACAGACAATCGAGGTGCCTATTAAAGGTCGCATTCTCCGATGGGGAGACGGAGTCTTCGAGAATGCCTATGTGCGGGCCGGTGATTTGATTGCGGAAATTCAGGACATCGATCCGCTCTTGATGCAGCGGCTTGAAGACCAGGTCACGGCTTCACTGAACCAGGTCCTGGCGATGGAAGAACTGGTTGAGGCCAATCGGCGCAATCAGGATGCTGCGAAAACGGTTGTGCATTCGTTCGAATCCCAGCTGGCAGCCTACAACTCAGTTAAGCAGCAGATCGTCGCGAGTGCAGACGCCGCGATTGCCAGTGCAAACAACAAGGTAGAAGCCGAGCGGCGGCAACTGCAGGAATACGAAGCCACGTTGTCACAGGCGGAGGCTGATTTTCTGCGTCAAAAACAACTACAGGAAGAGGACATCATCGGCCTGGGTAAGTTTCAACAGGCTGAGCAGAAATATCTGGAGGCAAAAGCGAAAGTTGAACGAGCGAAAGCCTACGTCGATGCAGCCCTCAATGACCTGAAGGGCAAGCAACGAGATCGAGATGCCAAAGAGCAGAAGGCGAATGTTGACATCGACTATGCCACCGCATCCTTCCGGAAAGCCGGCGCTGATGTAGCGAAGGCAGAGAGTGAGGTCGCGAAAGCTCAGTCAGAATTAACAAAAGCTCGCAAGACCCTGCTGGAAGCGGAGACAAAACTATCTCGACAGCAAAGCCAGATGGTGATGGCTCCCTTTGATGGCTTCCTGACTCAGATTCTTCCGAATCAGGGCAGCCAGATTCTGAAAGAAGGGGACACTTTGTGCGTTATTGTCCCTGATACTGCGGACCGAGCGGTTCAGATCTGGCTGGATGGAAACGACGCATCACTCGTCTGGCCAGGTCGACATGTCCGGCTGCAGTTTGAAGGTTGGCCTGCGGTTCAGTTTGCCGGATGGCCGTCGGTAGCTGTAGGGACTTTTGGAGGAACCATCGTTTCTGTCGATGCTACCGATGACGGCAAAGGGAAGTTTCGAGCGTTGATTCAACCAGACGATGATGTGCATGAATGGCCCGAGGATCGATATCTGCGTCAGGGGGTTCGGGCGAACGCATGGGTGCTTCTGGAACGGGTTCCGCTTTGGTACGAAATCTGGCGAAGCATGAATGGCTTTCCGCCAAACGTTGATCCGTCAGATGGCAAGGATAAGACGAAGAAGCCGAAACTGCCGAAGTAG
- a CDS encoding carbonic anhydrase yields the protein MQKLIQGIHKFQNEDFRPLQNLFEQLSKGQKPETLFITCSDSRIDPSLLTRTQPGELFILRNAGNIIPAHGEANGGEAATVEFAVAALGVKDVIVCGHSHCGAMKGLLDPDSVKSLPAVSSWLSHAETTRRIVLDNYSHLSGAELVAATVEENVLVQLENLKTLPAVASRIEGDDLHLHGWVYMIETGEVFAYDADVEQFVNVAQCQSPGAASSRQTNVSI from the coding sequence ATGCAGAAACTCATTCAGGGAATTCATAAGTTTCAGAATGAAGACTTCCGTCCACTACAGAATCTATTTGAGCAACTCTCGAAAGGACAGAAGCCTGAAACGCTGTTTATCACGTGTTCCGATTCTCGTATTGATCCCAGCTTACTGACGCGGACTCAGCCGGGCGAACTGTTCATTCTTCGGAATGCCGGAAACATCATTCCTGCCCATGGGGAGGCCAATGGGGGTGAGGCGGCGACAGTTGAATTCGCCGTGGCAGCTCTCGGGGTCAAAGACGTGATCGTTTGTGGGCATTCTCACTGCGGCGCAATGAAGGGGTTACTTGATCCGGATTCCGTCAAATCTCTTCCCGCGGTTTCATCCTGGTTATCGCATGCAGAAACCACCCGGCGGATCGTTCTGGACAATTACTCGCATCTCAGCGGCGCAGAGTTGGTTGCAGCGACTGTTGAGGAGAATGTTCTGGTACAGCTGGAGAATCTCAAGACTCTGCCAGCAGTGGCGTCACGGATTGAAGGGGACGACCTGCATCTGCACGGCTGGGTCTACATGATCGAAACAGGCGAGGTTTTTGCCTACGACGCAGACGTTGAGCAGTTCGTGAATGTTGCGCAGTGTCAGTCTCCCGGTGCCGCATCATCCCGGCAGACAAATGTGTCGATCTGA
- a CDS encoding sigma-70 family RNA polymerase sigma factor: protein MQDHGKTFARLLVAHDRSLRQYIALFLPRRADVEEVLQQTAAALWEKFDEFDTSREFLPWATRFAYFEVLNYRKERARSRVFYSEDVMQALADTQRELSVELQFRESILQECLSELGSEDHLLLQRRYSEEATIKSLSEETGRTVKSLYRRLDRIRELLATCIDRKTQASGQF from the coding sequence ATGCAGGATCATGGAAAAACTTTCGCACGATTACTCGTGGCACACGACCGCAGTCTTCGGCAGTACATCGCGTTATTCCTTCCACGCCGAGCAGATGTGGAGGAAGTGCTTCAGCAGACGGCGGCAGCACTTTGGGAAAAATTTGATGAATTCGATACCAGTCGGGAGTTCCTGCCGTGGGCAACTCGGTTTGCCTACTTTGAGGTGTTGAATTATCGAAAGGAACGGGCTCGAAGCCGAGTCTTCTACTCGGAGGACGTGATGCAGGCCCTGGCGGATACTCAAAGGGAACTTTCTGTCGAACTACAGTTTCGAGAGTCAATTCTGCAGGAATGTCTTTCGGAGTTGGGATCGGAAGATCACCTGTTGTTACAACGTCGCTACAGTGAGGAGGCGACAATCAAATCTCTATCCGAAGAAACAGGACGTACGGTCAAATCTTTGTACCGGCGTCTGGACAGGATTCGGGAATTGCTGGCAACGTGTATTGATCGAAAGACACAGGCCTCGGGGCAGTTCTGA
- a CDS encoding metalloregulator ArsR/SmtB family transcription factor, producing MPHRDLVTKELADFLKSLSHAHRIRIIEELRDGEHDVNSLQDALGISHSGVSQHLMVLRANRIVAERREGRQVFYHLRQPEISAWLLEATKLLERGAAEATALRKAIGKTRKEWSGS from the coding sequence ATGCCGCACCGTGATTTAGTAACGAAGGAGCTTGCCGATTTCCTGAAATCGCTTTCACACGCGCATCGGATTCGAATTATCGAAGAACTCAGAGACGGAGAACACGATGTGAATTCACTCCAGGATGCACTCGGAATCAGTCATTCCGGGGTTTCACAGCATTTGATGGTGTTGAGAGCCAATCGAATTGTTGCCGAACGACGTGAGGGACGTCAGGTTTTCTATCACCTGCGGCAGCCGGAGATTTCGGCATGGCTGCTCGAAGCGACAAAACTTCTTGAGCGAGGCGCAGCAGAAGCAACTGCACTCCGAAAGGCCATTGGAAAAACCAGAAAAGAGTGGTCCGGAAGCTGA
- a CDS encoding DUF1559 domain-containing protein: MRTQPSARSRGFTLIELLVVIAIIAILIALLLPAVQQAREAARRTQCKNNLKQLGLAMHNYHDVFSTFPPGAVHSSVPRSGSGNTSFGPSFYGMLLPYVERATLYQSMVWVGRSPGYINESSPSAGATNHDIVLQAGPMSFMRCPSSPGPVNDPTFSAGRDPFAHYAGIGGAVDPVSFTETRLYDDGVLGLISGGGMAVANKPIRIRDVTDGTTNTIHLGEMSGNLLRLDGTYSWVAGSGTVHGWLMGTRNAGTPPNLDTGTSGGDQRCFNMVSIRYSPNQEPFANQLFPGMGSNQGANNPLNSEHVGGVQILLADGSARFLSENIDLETLKKLSTRDDGQVIGEF, from the coding sequence ATGAGAACTCAACCGTCGGCCCGTTCACGCGGCTTTACACTGATCGAACTGCTTGTCGTCATCGCGATTATCGCCATTTTGATTGCCTTGCTGCTGCCAGCAGTTCAACAGGCTCGCGAAGCTGCACGTCGGACTCAGTGCAAGAACAACCTCAAGCAACTTGGGTTGGCGATGCACAACTACCACGACGTATTCAGCACATTCCCGCCAGGGGCGGTGCATTCCAGCGTGCCAAGGTCTGGTTCCGGAAACACGAGCTTCGGACCAAGTTTTTACGGAATGCTGTTGCCATATGTTGAAAGGGCCACGCTTTACCAATCGATGGTTTGGGTTGGGCGATCACCGGGTTATATCAATGAAAGTTCTCCCAGTGCGGGGGCGACAAATCATGATATTGTCCTTCAGGCGGGGCCCATGTCGTTCATGCGTTGTCCTTCTTCGCCGGGACCAGTCAACGATCCGACATTTTCAGCCGGCCGCGATCCATTCGCCCATTATGCCGGAATCGGCGGTGCTGTCGACCCAGTCTCGTTTACAGAGACTCGCTTGTATGACGATGGAGTGCTGGGTTTGATTTCGGGGGGAGGTATGGCCGTAGCAAACAAACCTATCCGAATTCGAGACGTCACTGACGGGACCACCAACACAATTCATCTGGGTGAAATGTCCGGGAATCTGCTTCGACTCGACGGAACATACTCCTGGGTGGCGGGGTCCGGCACTGTCCACGGATGGCTCATGGGTACGCGAAACGCGGGTACACCGCCAAATCTGGATACTGGTACCTCAGGCGGTGATCAGCGTTGCTTCAATATGGTTTCCATTCGATATAGTCCCAATCAGGAACCGTTTGCCAATCAGCTGTTTCCTGGCATGGGAAGTAATCAGGGCGCGAATAATCCCCTGAATTCTGAACACGTTGGGGGAGTGCAGATTCTGCTCGCCGATGGCTCTGCACGATTCCTTTCCGAGAATATTGACCTGGAGACTCTGAAGAAGCTGTCGACTCGTGACGACGGGCAGGTGATTGGAGAGTTCTGA
- a CDS encoding ABC transporter ATP-binding protein codes for MTVNELRSVDDGSWVLEQLSLLIPDVEMAAARRAWHEARLAQPGEPAGCWWKWLSVAAHSIGMRTLAIECTVKDAVRLAMEGARVICFDVSADGGWLMASPSKHGRVQVIRSEHSAEVRVLAKRPFEKLLNQYMDDGRLRCVVVRSDFSSGLAQSVSRQPFARLMALLKPEWSDIWIVMVFAFVVGLLTLTTPIAVEALVNTVAFGRFLQPVFVLALILLTFLAFAAAMRGLQTYVAELVQRRLFARIAGDLAFRLPRALTEATDSVYLPELTNRFFDVVTVQKVSAQLLLDGIALVLSAVIGMLVLAFYHPWLLGFDVVMIMAIAFIIVVLGRGAISTAIKESKNKYYMASWLEDIARCPTLFRTNGGADLALERTDRLIHEYLEARQKHFRILMRQVLFALGLQAVASTALLGIGGWLVIDGQLTLGQLVAAELIVTVIVGAFAKLGKHMESFYDLLASVDKLGNLFDLPIEPQDGLLSLPTAKAAQVVVNELRYEKNNSAMGHPEISFNAEPGQSTALLGGSGSGSDTVLDLIDGLRVPTSGYVTIDGFDPQDIRTDVLRKHVALVRREDVFHGTIEENVHLHRVDVTSADVRRSLAEVGLYDRIVSLSDGFETKLLGNGRPLCDSELTLLSLARAIAGNPRLLLIDRSLDGLPDADLDRVMNVLVSTQRPWTLIVATGKKVIAQQCDQTVELNRATRSVGLPASDTGSSIGEGQ; via the coding sequence ATGACCGTAAATGAATTAAGAAGCGTCGACGATGGTTCATGGGTGCTGGAGCAGCTTTCGCTGTTGATACCGGACGTCGAGATGGCGGCCGCCAGACGGGCATGGCATGAAGCGAGGCTCGCTCAGCCGGGTGAACCTGCTGGCTGCTGGTGGAAATGGTTGTCGGTGGCTGCACACAGCATTGGCATGCGAACGCTGGCCATTGAATGCACAGTAAAGGACGCTGTGCGACTCGCAATGGAAGGTGCGCGAGTCATCTGCTTCGACGTTTCGGCAGATGGCGGGTGGCTGATGGCATCGCCATCAAAACATGGCCGCGTGCAGGTGATCCGCTCCGAGCATTCTGCGGAAGTCCGGGTGCTTGCGAAGCGACCGTTTGAAAAACTTCTGAACCAGTACATGGATGACGGTCGCCTTCGATGCGTTGTCGTGCGATCAGATTTCAGTTCTGGGCTTGCTCAGTCCGTCTCCCGCCAGCCATTCGCTCGCCTGATGGCTTTGCTTAAACCGGAATGGTCAGACATCTGGATCGTGATGGTCTTTGCGTTTGTGGTTGGTCTGCTGACACTGACGACCCCAATTGCGGTGGAAGCGCTTGTCAACACTGTGGCGTTTGGCAGGTTCCTGCAGCCGGTGTTTGTTCTGGCTTTGATCCTTTTAACGTTTCTGGCATTCGCGGCTGCAATGCGAGGCCTGCAGACTTACGTGGCGGAACTGGTTCAACGACGACTCTTCGCGAGGATCGCCGGGGATCTTGCGTTTCGATTGCCCCGGGCTCTGACAGAAGCGACTGACTCCGTCTATCTGCCGGAATTGACGAATCGCTTCTTTGACGTTGTCACGGTTCAGAAGGTTTCAGCTCAACTCCTTCTGGACGGCATTGCGCTGGTGCTGAGTGCTGTGATTGGGATGCTCGTCCTGGCGTTTTACCACCCGTGGTTACTGGGCTTCGATGTTGTCATGATCATGGCCATCGCGTTCATCATCGTGGTTCTTGGACGTGGTGCCATCAGCACAGCCATCAAAGAGTCGAAGAACAAATACTACATGGCGTCGTGGCTTGAGGACATCGCGCGCTGCCCGACGCTTTTCCGCACCAACGGCGGGGCCGACCTGGCCCTGGAACGAACAGATCGCCTGATTCATGAATACCTTGAAGCACGCCAGAAACACTTCCGTATTCTGATGCGTCAAGTGCTTTTCGCACTGGGGCTGCAGGCCGTCGCAAGTACCGCATTGCTGGGAATTGGGGGATGGCTGGTGATTGACGGTCAGCTGACACTGGGGCAACTGGTGGCAGCCGAGTTGATTGTGACCGTCATCGTGGGTGCGTTTGCAAAACTCGGTAAACATATGGAAAGCTTTTACGACCTGCTGGCGTCGGTCGACAAGCTCGGCAATCTATTCGATCTGCCGATTGAACCGCAGGATGGACTGCTGAGCCTTCCCACTGCGAAGGCCGCACAGGTCGTTGTGAATGAACTGCGTTACGAAAAAAACAACTCGGCCATGGGCCACCCGGAAATCAGTTTCAATGCCGAACCGGGGCAATCGACTGCCCTGCTTGGTGGCTCGGGGAGTGGATCTGATACTGTTCTGGATTTGATTGACGGTCTTCGCGTGCCAACGTCCGGCTACGTAACAATCGATGGCTTCGATCCTCAGGACATCCGCACGGATGTTCTGAGAAAGCACGTGGCTCTTGTTCGGCGGGAAGATGTCTTTCATGGAACCATCGAAGAAAACGTCCACCTGCATCGTGTCGATGTGACGTCCGCGGATGTTCGAAGATCCCTGGCGGAGGTGGGTTTGTATGATCGAATCGTGTCATTGTCTGATGGGTTTGAAACCAAACTCCTCGGCAACGGACGACCGTTGTGTGATTCCGAACTGACACTTCTGTCTCTCGCACGAGCCATTGCCGGAAACCCCAGACTGCTCCTGATTGATCGTTCCCTGGATGGCCTACCGGACGCAGATCTCGATCGGGTCATGAATGTTCTGGTTTCCACACAGCGTCCATGGACGCTGATCGTTGCGACAGGAAAGAAAGTCATCGCGCAGCAGTGCGATCAAACCGTTGAACTTAATCGTGCCACAAGAAGCGTGGGCTTACCTGCATCTGACACAGGATCATCAATCGGAGAAGGCCAGTGA